GAAGCCGCCGGCGCTCAAAACGCCGTCGAAACCGATCGCGCCATCGTCCCCTTCGACGTGGAATCGCTCCTCCACCTGGACCCCGACGTCTACGTTGTCCAGGAAGGCCCCATGAACAAAAACCCGTCGCACCCCGCCGATCGGCCCCATTTCGACCGGCTTCGAGCCGTCCGGGAAGGCCGGGTCTTCTTCGTGGACGAGTTCCGCTACAGCCGGCCGGGACCCCGCGCCGTGGACGCCGTGGAAGAACTGGCGGCCCGGCTCTTTCCTGAACGCTTCGGCCGGGGCGCCCCGCCGGCCGACAACCCGCCGAGATCCCGAGCCGACGAAAACCGTCCCGAATCGCAAACGGGCGGGCGAAACCTCCCGGAGCCGTCGGACATCACGTGGCAGGCCGTCCTGAAGCGGCTCGTCGTCCCCCTCCTTCGCCTCACCTTCTTCATCGCCGTCGGCCTTTTTGTGGGGAACCTCATCGAATCGCTCCACTGGACCCACCACCTGGGGCGGATCGCGCGGCCGCTTCTTCGCTGGGGCCACCTGAGCGACCAGAGCGCCGTCGCCTTCATGGCCGCCTTCTTTTCCGGCGTCACCGCCAACACGCTGCTCATGAACGCTCACCAGGACGGAAAACTCACCCGGCGCGAACTCTATTTTTCCAACCTGGTGAACGCCTTCCCGTCGTATTTCCTGCACCTTCCCACCACTTTTTTCATCCTGCTTCCGCTGGTCCGGGCGGCCGGCGTCTACTACCTGGCACTCACACTTCTCGCCGCCCTAGGCCGTACCTTCGGGGCACTCGCCGTGTCCCGCCTGGTTCTTCCGCCCCCGTCCCCGTCCGCCGCCCCGGCGGCCGACCCACCGGAGCCGCAGGCTCGAAAAGACCTGTTCAAGGACATGTGGCGCAAATTCCGCCGGCGCCTGCTCCGCGTGCTCCGCTGGACGCTTCCCATCTACACCCTCTTTTTCCTGCTGAACCATTGGGGGCTCTTCGACTGGATGGAACTGGCCCTGGCCCGGGTTTTCCCGTACCGGATCATACCGGTCGAGGCCTTGAGCGTGGTGGTGTTCCAGGTGACGGCGGAATTCACGGCGGGAGCCGCCGCGGCGGGAGCCCTCATGGACGCGGGGACCCTCACGGTCAAGGGGACCGTGCTGGCGCTCCTCATCGGAAACGTGATCGCGACACCCGTGAGGGCTCTCAGGCACCAGCTGCCTTACTACATGGGCATCTACACGCCGAAGACCGGGCTTTCGCTCCTGGTGGTGAGCCAGGCGGTGAGGGTCGTGAGCGTGGTGCTCGTCGGGTGGCTCTTCTACCGGCTGGCGCCCGCATAAGGCTTGTCCCCAAACCAGCTCGTGCAGGAGCGGCGCCATTGTGGGAGCGGCGCCGTCGTGGAAGCGGCACCCTCGCCGCGATAAAGGTCCTTGTAGGAGCGCCCCTGCCCCCGCTTAACATCAAAAATCCGTAGGAGCGGGCTTGCCCGCGATAAAAATCCGTAGGAGCAGGATTGGTCGCGACGCGCAAAACCGGCAATGCCCCGTTGACCCTGATCGCCGGCAAGCCGGCTCCTACCGAGGATCGGCCAACTTTTCCCTGTCAAGGCGCCCAGCCCGGTGTTCCATTGAGGCGCCGCCTGAGCGCCTTCCGGCAGGACTGCAGCGATGCGTGGCCTTGGGCATCGCGGGCTGCCCGGCCGCAATAGGGGCACACGACACGGCGCACTCAAGCATCGGAACGCTCGGCCGCCGCGTCTCTTCGAGCGGCTTCCACGGCATTGCGTTCTTCCACCAGGTGCTCCACCAGTTCACTGAACGGCCAGTTGATGGAATGTTCGGTCACCACCGCGTAGATGGGTCGCGGAAGATTCGCGTTCTTAAAGGCCTGTATGAGAAAGTACACCCCTTTTTGGGGAATATTATAAAAAAGAAGCACCTTTTCGTCGCTGTGGAAATCGTCGGTCGCGGTTCTGTCCGTGTGGATGATGTCTTTCAGGGGGAGGTGACCCCGCCGGGCGGGGATGGAAACGGCGGGAGGCGCTTCGATTTGCCTGAGAAATTCGTCGAGGGCCGCCTTTTCCTCTATGGTGTAATTCCACACCAACAGTCTGGGCGAATCATCCATGAATGCCTCCATTTTCCGGCTCCCGGTCACGGTTCATTGCAGACAAGCAGCTTCAGCATAAGCAAGGCGCCCCCCGGTTGTCAAAGGGAACCCCGGCGTT
This is a stretch of genomic DNA from Desulfoglaeba alkanexedens ALDC. It encodes these proteins:
- a CDS encoding DUF3783 domain-containing protein — translated: MDDSPRLLVWNYTIEEKAALDEFLRQIEAPPAVSIPARRGHLPLKDIIHTDRTATDDFHSDEKVLLFYNIPQKGVYFLIQAFKNANLPRPIYAVVTEHSINWPFSELVEHLVEERNAVEAARRDAAAERSDA
- a CDS encoding helical backbone metal receptor translates to MTFFKRRNGKALAAAFLFLCCFVGAPNRGAAAPVAVTDDWGQTIRLSRPASRIIALYGAFAEMLCAMGAGDRLIARTQADIHPPEIQRLPSVGTHMRPNVELILGLKPDLVIQSASRRAATAEMERLVHAGIPVAVFHPTDFPSLFSCMERLGTLTGREAEAQETTAELRRRLDAVAARIHDARSRPRVVFEIRSIPLTVGGRAGMVEAVLEAAGAQNAVETDRAIVPFDVESLLHLDPDVYVVQEGPMNKNPSHPADRPHFDRLRAVREGRVFFVDEFRYSRPGPRAVDAVEELAARLFPERFGRGAPPADNPPRSRADENRPESQTGGRNLPEPSDITWQAVLKRLVVPLLRLTFFIAVGLFVGNLIESLHWTHHLGRIARPLLRWGHLSDQSAVAFMAAFFSGVTANTLLMNAHQDGKLTRRELYFSNLVNAFPSYFLHLPTTFFILLPLVRAAGVYYLALTLLAALGRTFGALAVSRLVLPPPSPSAAPAADPPEPQARKDLFKDMWRKFRRRLLRVLRWTLPIYTLFFLLNHWGLFDWMELALARVFPYRIIPVEALSVVVFQVTAEFTAGAAAAGALMDAGTLTVKGTVLALLIGNVIATPVRALRHQLPYYMGIYTPKTGLSLLVVSQAVRVVSVVLVGWLFYRLAPA